A region of Bradyrhizobium sp. SZCCHNS1050 DNA encodes the following proteins:
- a CDS encoding acetyl-CoA C-acyltransferase produces the protein MTEAVIVSTARTGVGKAYRGALNNTDGPTMAGHVIAEAVRRAKIEPGEVEDIVMGCAMQQGTMVMNVARKGAIRAGLPVTVAGTTIDRQCASGLQAIAVAARSIMLDGVDVAIGGGIESISLVQNEYMNKFHAVDADLMAMKPEMYMSMLETAEVVAERYKIGRDRQDEYSLDCQRRVGAALQGGRFSDEIVPITTKMAVVDKDTKEISYQEVTLAQDEGPRPETTAEGLAKIKPVFEGKTISAGNASQLSDGASACVIMSDKIAAKKGIRPLGIFRGFVAAGVEPDEMGVGPVAAIPRLLKRHGLRIDDIDLWELNEAYAVQVIYCRDKLGIDPDKLNVNGGAIAIGHPYGMTGSRLAGHILIEGRRRKAKFGVVTMCIGGGMGAAGLFEIVH, from the coding sequence ATGACAGAAGCAGTCATCGTATCGACCGCGCGCACCGGGGTCGGGAAGGCCTACCGCGGGGCGTTGAACAACACCGACGGACCGACCATGGCGGGCCATGTGATCGCGGAAGCCGTCAGGCGCGCCAAGATCGAGCCCGGCGAAGTCGAGGACATCGTGATGGGTTGCGCGATGCAGCAGGGCACCATGGTTATGAACGTCGCTCGCAAAGGCGCGATCCGTGCCGGATTGCCGGTGACGGTTGCCGGCACGACCATTGATCGGCAATGCGCATCCGGCTTGCAGGCCATCGCGGTCGCCGCGCGCTCGATCATGCTTGACGGCGTCGATGTCGCCATCGGAGGCGGCATCGAATCCATCAGCCTCGTCCAGAACGAGTATATGAACAAGTTTCACGCTGTCGACGCCGATTTGATGGCGATGAAGCCGGAAATGTACATGTCGATGCTGGAGACCGCCGAAGTGGTCGCCGAGCGCTACAAGATCGGGCGCGACCGCCAGGATGAATATTCGCTCGACTGCCAGCGTCGCGTCGGAGCCGCGCTGCAGGGTGGGCGCTTCAGTGACGAGATCGTTCCGATCACGACGAAAATGGCTGTCGTCGACAAGGACACCAAGGAGATCTCCTACCAGGAGGTTACCCTGGCACAAGACGAAGGTCCGCGCCCGGAGACCACGGCCGAGGGCTTGGCCAAAATCAAGCCGGTGTTCGAAGGCAAGACCATCAGCGCCGGCAATGCCAGCCAGCTCTCCGATGGCGCGTCGGCTTGCGTAATCATGAGCGACAAGATTGCTGCAAAGAAGGGAATCCGGCCGCTTGGCATTTTCCGCGGCTTCGTCGCCGCGGGTGTCGAGCCCGACGAGATGGGTGTCGGGCCGGTGGCCGCGATCCCTCGCTTGCTGAAACGGCACGGCTTGCGAATCGACGATATCGATCTGTGGGAGCTGAACGAGGCCTATGCGGTTCAGGTGATCTACTGCCGCGACAAGCTGGGCATTGATCCGGACAAATTGAACGTCAACGGTGGGGCGATCGCCATCGGCCACCCCTATGGCATGACGGGCTCGCGACTGGCCGGCCATATCCTGATCGAGGGCCGGCGCCGCAAAGCGAAATTCGGCGTGGTGACGATGTGCATCGGCGGCGGTATGGGCGCGGCCGGACTTTTCGAGATCGTGCACTGA
- a CDS encoding nitronate monooxygenase family protein: MKTAITELFGIQHPIIQGGMHYVGFAELAAAVSNAGGLGIITGLTQKTPELLAKEIARCRDMTDKPFGVNLTFLPTFSAPPYPEYIQAIAEGGVRAVETAGRSPEQYMPALKAAGIKVIHKCTSVRHSLKAQEIGCDAVSVDGFECGGHPGEDDMPNMILLPRAADELSIPFVASGGMADARSLVAALAMGAAGINMGTRFIATKEAPVHDNVKNALLEATELDTRLVMRNLRNTERVLKNKGVDRLLEIEREKGKSLKIEDILDQVAGVYPRVMIDGDMDAGAWSCGMVVGLIHDIPTVKELIDRIMTDADAIIRQRLTGFLDADENSARKRA, from the coding sequence GTGAAGACAGCTATCACTGAACTATTTGGCATCCAGCATCCGATTATTCAGGGCGGCATGCATTATGTCGGCTTTGCCGAACTGGCTGCAGCGGTGTCCAACGCCGGCGGCCTTGGCATCATCACCGGCTTGACGCAGAAGACGCCGGAGCTGTTGGCCAAGGAGATCGCGCGCTGCCGCGATATGACGGACAAGCCGTTCGGCGTAAACCTCACCTTCCTGCCGACCTTTTCGGCGCCACCCTATCCCGAATACATTCAAGCCATCGCCGAAGGCGGCGTCAGGGCCGTCGAGACCGCGGGCCGCAGTCCCGAGCAATACATGCCAGCGCTCAAGGCGGCTGGCATCAAGGTGATCCACAAGTGCACGTCCGTCCGGCATTCGCTCAAAGCCCAGGAAATCGGGTGCGACGCCGTCAGCGTCGACGGTTTCGAATGCGGCGGTCATCCCGGCGAAGACGACATGCCCAACATGATCCTGTTGCCGCGCGCCGCCGATGAGTTGTCGATCCCATTCGTGGCCTCGGGCGGCATGGCGGATGCCCGCAGCCTGGTCGCGGCGCTGGCGATGGGCGCGGCAGGCATCAATATGGGCACGCGTTTCATCGCTACCAAGGAAGCGCCGGTGCACGACAACGTCAAGAACGCGCTGTTGGAAGCTACCGAACTCGACACCCGCCTTGTAATGCGCAACTTGCGCAACACCGAGCGTGTGTTGAAGAACAAGGGCGTCGATCGCCTGCTGGAGATCGAGCGTGAAAAGGGCAAGAGCCTGAAGATCGAGGACATCCTCGACCAGGTCGCGGGCGTCTACCCCAGGGTCATGATCGATGGCGACATGGATGCCGGGGCCTGGAGCTGCGGCATGGTCGTCGGCCTCATCCATGACATTCCAACGGTGAAGGAACTGATCGATCGCATCATGACCGATGCGGATGCGATCATCCGTCAGCGACTAACCGGCTTCCTCGACGCCGACGAAAATTCCGCCCGAAAGAGGGCTTGA